The genomic interval GTTTGTGAATATCAAAGGGATCTCACCGATGAGAGTGGCCAAGGAGCAATGAGGTACTGTTGGTGTAAACCTGATGACGACCAGATATTCATCCTCCCCTATCTCCTGCACTTCCACGCAGTTTTCTGTCACCACTTCCAGTTCTTCCAAGGTGTTGGGCTTCTCCGGGTCCCGGATAGTCCGGATTATATCTGCCACAAGCGAGCACAATCAGGAACCCTCCCTGGATTTCACGAAAGGGATTTTCACCAGCACCCCCTCCCCGCCCCTGCTGACGTTGCTGCTCTTTGGAAGCCACACCAAGCGAGCCCAACGAGCCAAGCacggccctgcccggcccctcGGGGCCCCCTCCCCGCTCTGAGCCCCTCAGGACCCGGCGCGTCCCCCCCGCTCAGCCCCGCCAAGGGCAAAGCGGCACCACGCCCGGGGCTCCCCCCGCGCCCTCCGGCAGTCACCGTAGACCTCGATGGCCCTGTCGTGCTCCATGGCGCGGCTCGGGGGCGCATGGCGGGCGCTACCGGCGGGGCTCCGCCACGCCCGGCCCAGCGCCTGCCACAGCAGCGCCAGCGCCAGCGCCATGGCCGCGCTCCGCCATcggcccgcgccgcgccgctTCCGCGTGGGG from Vidua chalybeata isolate OUT-0048 chromosome 13, bVidCha1 merged haplotype, whole genome shotgun sequence carries:
- the CIAO2A gene encoding cytosolic iron-sulfur assembly component 2A isoform X1 yields the protein MALALALLWQALGRAWRSPAGSARHAPPSRAMEHDRAIEVYDIIRTIRDPEKPNTLEELEVVTENCVEVQEIGEDEYLVVIRFTPTVPHCSLATLIGLCLRIKLQRCLPFRHKLEIYISEGTHSTEEDTPEPCPGCLSRGVLQSTSRSTTRRGWQQPWRTPTCGRSWSSA
- the CIAO2A gene encoding cytosolic iron-sulfur assembly component 2A isoform X2, translated to MALALALLWQALGRAWRSPAGSARHAPPSRAMEHDRAIEVYDIIRTIRDPEKPNTLEELEVVTENCVEVQEIGEDEYLVVIRFTPTVPHCSLATLIGLCLRIKLQRCLPFRHKLEIYISEGTHSTEEDINKQINDKERVAAAMENPNLREIVEQCVTEPD